A window of the Campylobacteraceae bacterium genome harbors these coding sequences:
- a CDS encoding Gfo/Idh/MocA family oxidoreductase, translating into MGMIGGGLEGFIGATHRKAAFLDGHIDLVCGAFSSNAKTCITTGETLYLEKNRCYASYTEMIKEEALLPTHIRMDFVSIVTPNHLHYPMAKLALEHGFHVMCDKPLCFEIKEAEELQALCKKKHLIFGLTHAYTSYPMVKQMRKMIEDNKLGKIRKVIVEYPQGWLSTPLEDTNHKQALWRMNKEQAGISCCMADIGTHCLNLLEYVTQLEVQYVCADLSTYGKNRSLDDDGNVLLRLNKEVKGILHASQISVGEENDLNIRIYGEKASISWSQMTPNTLAFKQQDKIAQVYSAGAPYLEDIAKYNTRLPSGHPEGLLEAFANLYRNFAFCIQNKQNNQNNKKENLDFPGIKEGIRGMLFMQACVYNSKSGEKWTKVEQKKVEKNK; encoded by the coding sequence ATGGGTATGATAGGTGGTGGACTAGAAGGTTTTATAGGAGCTACGCATAGAAAAGCTGCTTTTTTAGATGGCCATATTGATTTAGTCTGTGGTGCTTTTAGTTCTAATGCAAAAACCTGTATAACTACAGGTGAGACTCTTTATTTAGAAAAAAATCGTTGTTATGCTTCTTATACAGAAATGATAAAAGAAGAAGCGTTACTTCCTACACATATTCGTATGGATTTTGTCTCTATTGTAACACCCAATCATTTACACTATCCTATGGCAAAACTAGCACTTGAACATGGTTTTCATGTTATGTGTGATAAACCCTTGTGTTTTGAAATCAAAGAAGCAGAAGAACTGCAAGCTTTATGTAAAAAGAAGCATTTAATCTTTGGTCTTACTCATGCTTATACTTCTTACCCTATGGTTAAACAAATGCGAAAAATGATAGAAGATAACAAACTGGGGAAAATACGAAAAGTTATTGTTGAATATCCCCAAGGTTGGTTAAGTACTCCTTTGGAAGATACAAATCACAAACAAGCTCTTTGGCGTATGAATAAAGAACAAGCTGGAATTTCTTGTTGTATGGCAGATATTGGAACCCATTGTTTAAATCTTTTGGAATATGTTACACAATTAGAAGTGCAGTATGTATGTGCAGATTTAAGTACTTATGGAAAAAATCGTAGTTTAGATGATGATGGAAATGTTCTTTTACGTTTAAACAAAGAAGTAAAAGGAATACTTCATGCTTCACAAATCTCAGTGGGAGAAGAAAACGATTTGAATATTCGTATTTATGGTGAAAAAGCCAGTATCTCTTGGTCCCAAATGACTCCCAATACCCTAGCTTTTAAACAACAAGATAAAATAGCCCAAGTATACAGCGCAGGAGCTCCTTATCTAGAAGATATAGCTAAATACAATACCAGACTTCCTTCGGGTCATCCAGAAGGTTTATTAGAAGCCTTTGCCAATCTATATAGAAACTTTGCATTTTGTATACAAAACAAACAAAATAATCAGAACAACAAAAAAGAGAATCTTGATTTTCCTGGAATAAAAGAAGGTATTAGAGGCATGCTTTTTATGCAAGCCTGTGTTTACAATTCAAAAAGTGGTGAAAAATGGACAAAAGTAGAGCAGAAGAAAGTAGAGAAGAACAAATAA
- the hrpB gene encoding ATP-dependent helicase HrpB yields MKNLAINTVLEEIKTSLQNNQTLILEAPPGAGKSTLVPLSLMQESYVQNKRILLLEPRRVAARTLAKQMSKMLNESIGQSVGYQIKNDSKYSKETKILIITEGVLIKKLQNDQSLEGIGLVIFDEFHERSIHSDLSLALCLEVQELLREDLKILLMSATLKEEDIRKVLPRSLIVRCKSSQYELQHIYLKQSIKINDEESFLRVLQNTCLEVIHKEKGDILVFLPGAREINTLKNFLEEEVIKDIDILPLYSALNQEEQDKAIYSTAKRKIVLATNIAQTSLTISGIRTVIDTGTQKVALFNHDTAMNQLKLSFISEQSAIQRAGRAARLGNGKCYRLWHKTKILEEVSKAEVLRADLSSFLLDLCLWGVKDLNEISLIDRPTQKSLNSTYELLQNLEMIDENLNISALGKEALALGLHPRLSYMILKASVLGYEEEACILAALLENKDIFNKEIRDCDLKSRFLAVINNERSFIIKAYALKEVKKEAKNLHVKIKKIKKITSSNKKLNASIIGVLLLFAYPDRLAKRREQQGNKYLLSNKKGATLSKNDHLYKTQYLVVSQIISKDKDSLIQMALKIEEKDIYKYFAHQIKKKESFLYNKNKENFECKEHLSFLNLELSVQAKEINTKEGFSKVLLSLIREEGLDLLSWSKKALQLRERFNFLSACTNAALFENEKYAKINDEYLLDNLEEWLESYLSNVKSIKALKNVDLFPILSSLLSYEEKKTFESLLPSSIKVPSGTYISIDYSTHVAVLKVKIQEVFGLQKSPKILNNTVSLQIHLLSPAMQAIQISNDLESFWKNSYAEVRKELRGKYKRHYWPEDPYTAEATNKTKKNMHK; encoded by the coding sequence ATGAAAAACCTAGCTATTAATACAGTACTAGAAGAGATTAAAACTTCTTTGCAAAACAATCAAACCCTTATTTTAGAAGCCCCCCCAGGTGCTGGTAAATCCACCTTGGTTCCTTTGTCTTTAATGCAAGAAAGCTATGTACAAAACAAAAGAATACTTCTTTTAGAACCCAGACGTGTGGCTGCAAGAACACTAGCAAAACAGATGTCAAAAATGTTAAATGAGAGTATAGGTCAAAGTGTTGGGTATCAAATCAAAAATGACAGTAAGTACAGTAAAGAAACAAAGATACTTATAATAACAGAAGGTGTGTTAATCAAAAAACTTCAAAATGATCAAAGTTTAGAAGGCATAGGCTTGGTTATTTTTGATGAGTTTCATGAAAGAAGTATACACAGTGATTTGTCTTTGGCTTTATGTTTAGAAGTACAAGAGTTATTAAGAGAAGATTTAAAGATTTTACTTATGTCTGCTACGTTAAAAGAAGAAGATATTAGAAAGGTTTTACCAAGATCCTTAATAGTGCGCTGTAAAAGTAGCCAGTATGAACTGCAACACATATATCTAAAGCAAAGTATTAAAATAAACGATGAAGAGAGTTTTTTAAGGGTTTTACAAAATACGTGTTTAGAAGTAATACATAAAGAAAAAGGCGATATCTTGGTTTTTTTACCAGGAGCAAGAGAAATTAATACCTTAAAAAACTTTTTAGAAGAGGAAGTGATAAAAGATATTGATATTTTGCCTTTGTATTCTGCTTTAAATCAAGAAGAACAAGATAAAGCTATATACTCTACAGCTAAAAGAAAAATAGTCTTAGCAACTAATATTGCTCAAACCTCTTTAACAATTAGCGGAATAAGAACAGTAATAGATACAGGAACGCAGAAGGTAGCTTTGTTTAATCATGATACAGCTATGAATCAATTAAAACTTTCTTTTATTTCAGAGCAAAGTGCTATTCAAAGAGCAGGGCGAGCTGCAAGGCTTGGAAATGGAAAGTGTTATAGACTGTGGCATAAAACTAAGATATTAGAAGAGGTAAGTAAAGCAGAAGTATTAAGAGCAGACCTAAGTTCTTTTCTTTTGGATTTATGTTTATGGGGAGTAAAAGACTTAAATGAAATATCTTTAATAGATAGACCCACACAAAAGAGTCTAAACTCTACGTATGAACTTTTACAAAACCTAGAAATGATAGATGAGAACTTAAACATCTCAGCTTTAGGAAAAGAGGCTTTAGCGTTAGGACTTCATCCCAGACTTTCCTATATGATTTTAAAAGCGAGTGTTTTGGGATATGAAGAAGAAGCTTGTATTTTAGCAGCGCTTTTAGAGAACAAAGACATATTTAACAAAGAGATTAGAGATTGTGATTTAAAAAGCAGATTTTTAGCTGTAATAAACAATGAGAGAAGTTTTATTATTAAAGCTTATGCATTAAAAGAAGTGAAAAAAGAAGCCAAAAATTTGCATGTAAAAATAAAAAAGATTAAAAAAATCACCTCTTCTAATAAAAAACTAAATGCTTCAATTATAGGAGTACTTTTATTATTTGCTTATCCGGATAGATTGGCTAAAAGAAGAGAACAACAAGGTAATAAGTATCTTTTAAGTAATAAAAAAGGTGCAACACTATCTAAGAATGACCATTTATACAAAACGCAATATTTAGTGGTTTCGCAAATTATTAGTAAAGACAAAGATTCTTTAATTCAAATGGCTTTAAAAATTGAAGAAAAAGATATCTATAAATATTTTGCGCATCAAATAAAGAAAAAAGAATCTTTTCTTTATAACAAAAATAAAGAAAATTTTGAATGCAAGGAACACCTTTCTTTTTTAAATCTTGAGTTAAGTGTTCAAGCAAAAGAAATAAATACAAAGGAAGGTTTTTCAAAAGTATTGCTTTCTTTAATACGTGAAGAAGGTTTGGATCTTTTATCTTGGAGTAAAAAAGCCTTACAGTTAAGAGAGAGATTTAATTTTTTAAGTGCTTGCACAAATGCTGCTTTATTTGAAAATGAAAAGTATGCAAAAATAAACGATGAATATTTATTAGATAATTTAGAAGAATGGTTGGAATCTTATTTAAGTAATGTTAAGAGTATTAAAGCACTTAAAAATGTGGACTTATTTCCTATTCTTAGCTCACTATTATCTTATGAAGAAAAGAAAACTTTTGAATCCCTCTTGCCTTCAAGTATAAAGGTTCCAAGTGGCACATATATCAGTATAGATTATAGTACCCATGTGGCTGTTTTAAAAGTAAAAATCCAAGAAGTTTTTGGTTTGCAAAAAAGCCCTAAGATTTTAAACAATACTGTATCTTTACAAATACATCTTTTATCTCCTGCTATGCAAGCAATACAAATTTCGAATGATTTAGAGAGTTTTTGGAAAAATTCTTATGCTGAGGTAAGAAAAGAATTAAGAGGAAAATACAAAAGACACTACTGGCCAGAAGATCCTTATACGGCAGAAGCTACTAATAAAACCAAAAAAAATATGCATAAATAG
- a CDS encoding TRAP transporter substrate-binding protein encodes MKKSILVGMGAVLFASSIYGAPEKLRVVGSWSSLSLYKEYEKPYWKKEFSKEFVNTKVRLSSLGQIKLKGAAVYRQLSKGVFDVVSTVGGYVVSDSQTIAGLDFPALANDIVTAEKIVEAYKPTLDAALKNDFNSKLLAVVPYPSQILFCKDEVRSLKDLKGKKVRASGWTVAEFLDGIGATGITMSYSEVPQALQRGVIDCAVTGGLSGYSSGWGEVANHLYPLPIGGWAYVVTAMNLNTWDKFSKNEQKTLLSSINKNITVPAWKKTDYETSEGEKCLTGQDCSYGKANNMILHTVKTEDTVMAKNILVNNVIPKWVKKVSPEVVKQWNESIGKIVSIEAK; translated from the coding sequence ATGAAAAAAAGTATTTTAGTGGGAATGGGTGCAGTATTATTTGCCTCAAGTATATATGGCGCACCTGAAAAATTAAGAGTGGTTGGTTCATGGAGTAGTCTTTCATTGTACAAAGAATATGAAAAACCGTATTGGAAAAAAGAATTTTCAAAAGAATTTGTTAATACCAAAGTAAGATTAAGTTCTTTGGGTCAAATCAAATTAAAAGGTGCAGCAGTATATCGGCAATTATCAAAAGGTGTTTTTGATGTGGTTTCAACTGTAGGCGGGTATGTGGTATCTGATTCACAAACAATTGCTGGTTTGGATTTTCCTGCATTAGCAAATGATATTGTTACGGCTGAAAAAATAGTTGAAGCGTATAAACCAACACTGGATGCGGCATTAAAGAATGATTTCAACTCTAAGTTATTGGCAGTTGTTCCTTATCCTTCTCAAATACTTTTTTGTAAAGATGAAGTACGTTCATTAAAAGACTTAAAAGGTAAAAAAGTAAGAGCTTCTGGTTGGACGGTTGCTGAATTTTTAGATGGCATTGGGGCTACTGGTATTACTATGTCTTATAGTGAAGTTCCTCAAGCCCTACAACGTGGAGTTATTGATTGTGCAGTTACGGGTGGCTTGTCTGGGTATTCTTCTGGTTGGGGAGAAGTTGCAAATCATTTATATCCTTTACCAATTGGGGGATGGGCATATGTTGTAACGGCTATGAATTTAAACACTTGGGATAAATTTTCAAAAAATGAACAAAAAACATTATTATCTTCTATTAATAAAAATATTACTGTTCCTGCCTGGAAAAAAACGGATTATGAAACGTCTGAGGGTGAAAAATGTCTTACAGGACAAGATTGTTCTTATGGAAAAGCAAATAATATGATTTTACATACGGTAAAAACAGAAGATACTGTAATGGCTAAGAATATATTGGTGAACAATGTTATTCCAAAATGGGTTAAAAAAGTATCCCCTGAAGTTGTTAAACAATGGAATGAGAGTATTGGTAAAATCGTTTCTATTGAAGCTAAGTAG
- a CDS encoding TRAP transporter small permease, with translation MIERLKKNSEYFIYFCGILLFASVLLISADVVLRKFFSFSFGGADELSSYVLGILISWSLSYVLFEKMHIRIDIIHNKVSLRFKHLFDVIAMSFTFCFSTLLTYYSFDVLYTSILKNSTANTPLGTPLWIPQGIWWLGFLFFSLVVFVLLLKAIKSLYDNKKNKYTGISKEKV, from the coding sequence ATGATTGAACGGTTAAAGAAAAATTCTGAATATTTTATTTATTTTTGTGGAATTTTACTTTTCGCATCTGTGCTTTTAATAAGCGCAGATGTTGTATTAAGGAAATTCTTTTCGTTTTCTTTTGGTGGGGCAGATGAGCTCTCTTCTTATGTTTTGGGAATATTAATTTCATGGTCATTATCCTATGTATTGTTTGAAAAAATGCACATACGTATTGATATTATTCATAATAAAGTCTCTTTAAGATTTAAACATTTATTTGATGTTATTGCTATGAGTTTTACTTTTTGTTTTTCTACATTACTTACGTATTATTCTTTTGATGTTTTGTATACATCTATACTTAAAAACTCCACAGCAAACACACCTTTAGGCACACCTTTATGGATTCCACAAGGAATTTGGTGGTTGGGTTTTTTATTTTTTTCTTTGGTTGTATTTGTTTTATTATTGAAAGCAATTAAAAGTTTATATGACAATAAAAAAAATAAATATACTGGTATTTCAAAGGAGAAGGTATGA
- a CDS encoding TRAP transporter large permease, with protein sequence MILVLISVLVLLSLLFLSVPVASTIAGVGTLVGYFFSDYAIFESIGEVTWSASTDFLLLSIPFFVLLGEILLHSGIAKNIYFALQKWLSWLPGGLLHANIASSAIFSSISGSSVATAATITTVAMPQAEKYGYKAGLFAGTIAAGGTLGILIPPSINLIVYGFLTNTSIPKLFIAGLVPGILLSLLFMSFILIYSLLNKEETVILQKVTWKERFLALKDLLPILILFVLIMGSIYTGFATPTESAALGVLVSLVIVYFNASLSVDVIIKSIKGTVRTTGMIMFIIIAANFLNFVLVSIGLTEDLADFIETLEISKYTMLFIVTVLFIILGLFIETLSLMVITIPIIAPVMIAIGFDSIWFGIYLIILIEMALITPPVGLNLYVVQGIRNKGSITEVMKGCFPFVLIMLLMAFLLVLFPQITLFLVQYV encoded by the coding sequence ATGATTTTAGTTCTTATAAGCGTTTTAGTATTATTGTCTTTGCTTTTTCTCTCTGTTCCTGTTGCTTCGACTATTGCAGGCGTAGGAACGCTGGTGGGATATTTTTTCTCAGATTATGCTATTTTTGAATCTATTGGGGAAGTGACGTGGAGTGCTAGTACAGATTTTCTACTGCTATCTATTCCCTTTTTTGTTTTATTGGGTGAAATTTTACTGCATTCAGGAATTGCTAAAAACATTTATTTTGCTTTGCAAAAATGGTTGTCTTGGTTACCAGGAGGTTTGTTACATGCTAATATTGCTTCTTCTGCCATCTTTTCTTCTATTTCAGGATCTTCAGTAGCAACGGCTGCAACAATTACAACAGTTGCTATGCCACAGGCTGAAAAATATGGTTATAAAGCAGGACTTTTTGCTGGAACTATTGCAGCAGGAGGAACCTTAGGCATTTTAATTCCACCTTCAATTAATTTGATTGTATACGGATTTTTAACCAATACTTCTATTCCCAAACTTTTTATTGCAGGACTGGTACCTGGTATTTTGTTATCGCTTTTATTTATGAGTTTTATTTTAATTTATTCTTTACTTAATAAAGAAGAGACAGTAATACTTCAAAAAGTGACTTGGAAAGAACGATTTTTGGCATTAAAAGACTTATTGCCTATTTTAATTCTTTTTGTTTTAATTATGGGTTCTATTTATACAGGTTTTGCAACGCCTACTGAAAGTGCTGCTTTAGGGGTATTGGTTTCTTTAGTAATTGTATATTTTAATGCTTCTTTGAGTGTTGATGTTATTATCAAATCTATTAAAGGTACGGTACGAACAACTGGTATGATTATGTTTATAATTATTGCTGCAAATTTTTTAAATTTTGTTTTGGTATCTATTGGATTGACTGAAGATTTAGCTGATTTTATTGAAACCTTAGAGATTTCAAAATATACCATGTTATTTATAGTCACTGTTTTGTTTATTATTTTAGGTTTGTTTATAGAAACTTTATCTTTAATGGTAATTACCATTCCTATAATTGCACCAGTAATGATAGCTATCGGTTTTGATAGTATTTGGTTTGGAATTTATTTGATTATTTTAATTGAGATGGCATTAATTACTCCTCCTGTTGGACTTAATTTGTATGTAGTTCAAGGCATAAGAAACAAAGGAAGTATTACAGAAGTTATGAAAGGCTGTTTTCCTTTTGTTTTAATTATGTTGTTGATGGCATTTTTATTGGTACTGTTTCCACAAATAACACTGTTTTTAGTGCAATATGTATAA
- a CDS encoding putative hydro-lyase: MTPKDLRKRIAKNEFTQTTAGMCKGYLQANMLMLPKEYADSFEKFAKANAKAIPILEILKDSPYSKVLAKGANILKEIPSYNIFKEGTLVETSNNIEKYYTKDMVIYLIGCSFTFEAPLMKEGIFLRHIEEGLNVSMYKSNIKLKPVDNFHGSMVVSMRPVMKDRVADACVITSHYPSVHGSPIHIGYPSMIGINDISKPDYGDAVLIKKDEIPVFWPCGVSCENVIKGLKLPFAITHSPGYMFVSDKKDSEYYV, encoded by the coding sequence ATGACGCCAAAAGATTTACGAAAACGTATAGCTAAGAATGAGTTTACTCAAACTACAGCTGGAATGTGTAAGGGTTATTTACAAGCTAATATGTTAATGCTTCCAAAAGAGTATGCCGATTCTTTTGAAAAATTTGCTAAAGCAAATGCCAAAGCCATTCCTATTTTGGAAATATTAAAAGACAGTCCTTACTCAAAAGTATTAGCAAAAGGTGCTAATATTTTAAAAGAAATTCCCTCTTATAATATATTTAAAGAAGGAACACTAGTAGAGACAAGTAATAATATAGAAAAATATTATACAAAAGACATGGTTATTTATTTAATTGGTTGCAGTTTTACGTTTGAGGCACCTTTAATGAAGGAAGGTATTTTTTTACGACATATTGAAGAAGGTTTAAATGTGTCTATGTATAAAAGCAATATTAAACTAAAGCCTGTGGATAATTTTCATGGATCAATGGTAGTTTCCATGCGCCCTGTTATGAAAGACAGGGTGGCAGACGCCTGTGTAATTACTAGTCATTATCCAAGTGTACATGGAAGTCCTATACATATAGGATATCCTTCTATGATTGGAATTAACGATATTTCAAAACCTGATTATGGAGATGCAGTGTTAATTAAAAAAGATGAAATTCCTGTTTTTTGGCCTTGTGGGGTTAGCTGTGAAAATGTAATAAAAGGACTTAAACTTCCTTTCGCTATTACTCATTCTCCTGGATATATGTTTGTTAGTGATAAAAAAGACTCAGAGTATTATGTTTAA
- a CDS encoding response regulator transcription factor: MIELALKLKDYKLLLVEDDEEIRKRLKNTLSFYFKEIYEANNGFDAYDIYLEQKPDLVITDIEMHDGNGIDLVKNIRKLNLSTPIIIISAYSKEEYLLKLINLKIDYYILKPTTREDLLSAINIALFKNNISTLQVGKDLFLDVQRSCIFYKNEEIILRKKEKNFLELLYQNNNRITSYDLIEDYIWVDKIMTQDALKTFIKELRKKLPVNIIENIIQEGYKLAEY, encoded by the coding sequence ATGATAGAACTCGCTTTAAAACTAAAAGACTATAAACTCTTATTAGTAGAAGATGATGAAGAAATACGTAAACGTTTAAAGAATACCTTGAGTTTTTATTTCAAAGAAATTTATGAAGCAAATAATGGTTTTGATGCTTATGATATCTATTTAGAACAAAAACCAGACCTTGTTATTACGGATATAGAAATGCATGATGGCAATGGGATAGACTTAGTAAAAAACATAAGAAAACTTAATTTATCAACGCCTATTATTATCATTAGCGCGTATTCAAAAGAAGAATACTTACTTAAGTTAATTAATTTAAAAATAGATTATTATATATTAAAACCTACAACAAGAGAAGATTTATTGTCTGCAATAAATATTGCTTTATTTAAAAATAATATTAGCACTTTACAAGTAGGAAAAGATCTTTTTTTAGATGTACAACGCTCGTGTATTTTTTATAAAAATGAAGAAATTATTTTAAGAAAAAAAGAGAAAAACTTTTTAGAACTTTTATATCAAAATAATAATAGAATTACATCTTATGATTTAATAGAAGATTACATTTGGGTAGATAAAATAATGACACAAGATGCCCTAAAAACATTTATTAAAGAATTAAGAAAAAAACTTCCTGTAAATATTATTGAAAATATTATACAAGAAGGGTATAAATTAGCAGAGTATTAA
- a CDS encoding cache domain-containing protein: MFTEKNLPKLIILTPIITIIILFMVILYYFIKSQNDYFVKESHLLEQEYINKQKVVLQNEVSGIFDYINYHKKLMIKNIKKDMKLQMQAFIYLLEEQTNDEKYMQYINQNVNARTDFLIYDKKKLLKNTSVFFNMNNLINFQKNMQTKKQSFIFVDETDLYLFKYLKNKDIIIILKKDIFYNMDDLKYSIARWVEFIRFGRNNYFWIHSNTNKLIAHPYRQEDINKDDTHLKDGKGTFYIQQNIKLAMKNHQGNFSEYYWNKPKEKEKIKKLSFVKLYKEWNWVIGTGIYMDEIQKVIITKKKRLEEKIDKYIEVTIGITILLLLFMSFLSVMVSQKINKTFKGYQDKVHKKELKLKDLNQNLHSKIALALKEAQEKDRAMLHQSRLARMGKMLNMISHQWRQPLSQLAGIMMELETTVAFKKANNQFVLTCASDATKIIQFMSLTIDDFKNFFKPEKNKEYFYVSSACNEAISLIKDSLINENIRLHLDIKNDKKIKGYKREYAQVILNFLVNAKDALLSKKIKDAHITLSIDTKDNRSIVSVKDNAQGIIEENMDLIFEPYFSTKKAQGTGLGLYMAKMIIETNMQGKLSVHNDENGAVFKIVI; this comes from the coding sequence GTGTTTACTGAAAAAAATCTACCAAAACTGATTATATTAACACCTATTATTACTATCATTATTTTATTCATGGTAATTTTGTATTATTTTATTAAAAGCCAAAATGACTATTTTGTAAAAGAAAGTCATCTTCTGGAGCAAGAGTATATTAATAAACAAAAAGTTGTATTACAAAACGAAGTCTCTGGGATTTTCGACTATATTAACTATCATAAAAAACTAATGATTAAAAACATAAAAAAAGATATGAAGCTACAAATGCAAGCTTTTATTTACTTGTTAGAAGAGCAAACAAATGATGAAAAATATATGCAGTATATTAATCAAAATGTTAATGCCCGTACCGATTTTCTTATTTATGATAAAAAGAAACTCTTAAAAAATACCAGTGTATTTTTCAATATGAATAATCTTATTAACTTTCAAAAAAATATGCAGACAAAAAAACAGAGTTTTATTTTTGTAGATGAAACAGATTTATATTTATTTAAATACCTAAAAAACAAAGATATTATTATTATTTTAAAAAAAGATATTTTTTATAATATGGATGATTTAAAATACTCTATTGCAAGATGGGTTGAGTTTATACGTTTTGGGCGTAATAATTATTTTTGGATTCATTCTAATACTAACAAATTAATCGCTCATCCTTACAGACAAGAAGATATAAACAAAGATGATACTCACCTTAAAGATGGGAAAGGAACCTTTTATATTCAACAAAATATAAAACTTGCAATGAAAAATCATCAAGGAAACTTCTCTGAATATTATTGGAACAAACCCAAAGAAAAAGAAAAAATTAAAAAACTGAGTTTTGTAAAACTTTATAAAGAATGGAATTGGGTTATTGGTACTGGTATTTATATGGATGAAATACAAAAAGTTATCATTACAAAGAAAAAGAGACTGGAAGAGAAAATAGACAAATATATAGAAGTAACCATAGGTATTACTATTTTATTATTACTGTTTATGTCTTTTTTATCCGTAATGGTCTCGCAAAAAATCAATAAAACCTTTAAAGGGTATCAAGATAAAGTGCATAAAAAAGAACTAAAACTAAAAGATTTAAACCAAAACCTGCACAGTAAAATAGCACTCGCTTTAAAAGAAGCACAGGAAAAAGACCGCGCAATGTTACACCAGTCAAGACTTGCACGTATGGGAAAAATGCTTAATATGATTTCACATCAATGGAGACAACCTTTGAGCCAATTAGCAGGAATAATGATGGAACTTGAAACAACTGTTGCTTTTAAAAAAGCAAATAACCAGTTTGTATTAACGTGTGCCAGTGATGCCACTAAAATTATTCAATTTATGTCTTTGACTATTGATGATTTTAAAAACTTTTTTAAACCAGAAAAAAACAAAGAATATTTTTATGTATCAAGTGCTTGTAATGAAGCCATCTCTTTAATAAAAGACTCTTTAATTAATGAAAACATACGCTTGCATTTAGATATTAAAAATGACAAAAAAATTAAAGGCTATAAAAGAGAATATGCCCAAGTAATTTTAAATTTTTTAGTCAATGCAAAAGATGCACTCTTAAGTAAAAAAATTAAAGATGCTCATATTACACTTAGCATTGATACAAAAGACAATCGCTCCATTGTTTCTGTAAAAGACAATGCCCAAGGTATTATAGAAGAAAACATGGATTTAATTTTTGAACCTTATTTCTCAACTAAAAAAGCCCAAGGAACTGGCCTTGGTCTGTATATGGCAAAAATGATTATTGAAACAAATATGCAAGGAAAACTTTCTGTTCATAATGATGAAAACGGTGCAGTTTTTAAAATAGTAATTTAA
- a CDS encoding TIR domain-containing protein → MTKKQKVFLSYVHTGKLSTVTDKNDAEYKNDFVKMYLNDENITISSFLEDELDVSSTVTIVLIGDDTLVQKYVLDEISFSLDSSRDKTKNGLLGIILPSYTGKLSKGLFPYYGQVKLENSTYCIDENILPEEMSLEIKNGSIKLYDWSNNPSEVEKWIHEAFEKSLNLEKSVS, encoded by the coding sequence ATGACAAAGAAACAAAAAGTATTTCTTTCTTATGTTCATACAGGGAAACTCTCTACTGTTACGGATAAAAATGATGCGGAATATAAAAATGATTTTGTAAAAATGTATTTAAATGATGAAAATATCACTATTTCTAGTTTTTTAGAAGATGAATTAGATGTTTCTTCAACGGTTACCATTGTATTAATTGGAGATGATACTTTAGTGCAAAAATATGTGCTTGATGAAATATCTTTTTCTTTAGATTCTTCACGTGATAAAACAAAAAATGGTCTGCTTGGGATAATTTTACCTTCGTATACAGGAAAACTATCAAAAGGTTTATTTCCTTATTATGGACAAGTAAAATTAGAAAATTCAACGTACTGTATTGATGAAAATATCTTGCCAGAAGAAATGTCTTTGGAGATTAAGAATGGTTCTATTAAACTGTATGATTGGTCTAATAACCCAAGTGAAGTTGAGAAATGGATTCATGAAGCTTTTGAAAAAAGTTTGAATTTGGAAAAAAGTGTTTCTTAA
- a CDS encoding RidA family protein, with amino-acid sequence MITRDMTGPRMSKIVEYQNVIYFAGIVPEDKSLDVKGQTADVLKIAHGLFIKAGTSKEYLLKAEIFLKDIDADFAAFNEVWDEWVDRDNPPSRACVEAKMSTPQTLVEIVFTAVKTQANLTNFP; translated from the coding sequence ATGATTACTAGAGATATGACAGGACCAAGAATGAGTAAGATTGTTGAATATCAAAATGTGATTTATTTTGCAGGTATTGTTCCAGAAGATAAAAGCTTAGATGTAAAAGGTCAGACGGCTGATGTTTTAAAGATTGCACACGGGCTTTTTATAAAAGCAGGTACAAGCAAAGAATATCTTTTAAAAGCAGAAATATTTTTAAAAGATATTGACGCAGATTTTGCTGCTTTTAATGAAGTATGGGATGAATGGGTTGATAGAGACAATCCTCCCTCCAGAGCTTGTGTAGAAGCAAAAATGTCCACGCCACAAACCCTAGTTGAAATAGTATTCACAGCTGTAAAAACACAAGCAAATTTAACCAATTTTCCTTAA